One part of the Nostoc sp. PCC 7120 = FACHB-418 genome encodes these proteins:
- a CDS encoding CPBP family intramembrane glutamic endopeptidase, whose product MTIKRLVLFFVLTPIAAFLAVSSLFGSLQEPQFQSRLELYQTNIALQAQAWQPEDSNDDSPQVIQEAILGEKPLENATKEYEKTRQSVQTNLTKTQNQLAQLRSSSQNPAPPKPLPDVPPTTNTSRNDKEKQLQKSLQELQKFSAELDLKLGILQAKQGQIETAIKTWSELQKRSDTLELSTEIEQTAAVLSGLWSDPPRLFPDAQQLIQHNLEGWFRSTALIQLYQLQQRQDALTQVQSTQQEAAAQAVFKLAAIATVPSLAALVGTILLIFLIAQRLIKGKEALLGQNAELAWSTPWDVETILLVFVVGFFFMGQIFVPSLLVLLPIPRPIVDVRLQAISVFISYLLVASGALSVLYFSIKRFFPLPQYWFRFRLRDNWFLWGLGGYCAALPIVVIVSLINQQLWQGQGGSNPLLQLALESQDFTALSIFYVTAAIAAPLFEEVLFRGFLLPSLTRYIPVWGAIIASAVLFAVAHLSLSEILPLTALGIVLGVVYTRSRNLLAPILLHSLWNSGTLLSLFLLGSSN is encoded by the coding sequence ATGACCATCAAGCGGTTGGTTTTATTTTTTGTACTCACGCCGATAGCGGCTTTTTTAGCAGTTTCGTCTTTATTTGGTAGTTTGCAAGAACCACAGTTTCAAAGTCGTTTGGAACTATACCAAACTAATATTGCCCTGCAAGCACAAGCTTGGCAACCAGAGGATAGCAACGATGATAGCCCCCAAGTAATTCAAGAGGCAATTTTGGGGGAAAAACCTCTGGAAAACGCTACCAAGGAATATGAAAAAACCCGTCAATCTGTGCAAACCAATTTGACGAAAACTCAAAACCAACTTGCACAACTGCGTTCTTCATCCCAAAATCCTGCACCGCCTAAACCCTTACCAGACGTTCCTCCTACCACAAATACTTCTCGTAATGACAAAGAAAAGCAATTGCAGAAATCTCTCCAGGAACTGCAAAAATTTTCGGCTGAATTAGACTTAAAACTAGGAATTTTGCAGGCAAAGCAAGGACAGATAGAAACAGCCATCAAAACTTGGAGCGAATTACAAAAGCGTTCAGACACTTTAGAACTCAGCACAGAAATTGAGCAAACTGCGGCCGTGTTGAGTGGACTGTGGAGTGATCCCCCACGACTGTTTCCCGATGCTCAACAGTTAATCCAGCATAATTTAGAAGGCTGGTTTCGCTCCACAGCTTTGATTCAGCTTTACCAACTCCAGCAACGACAAGACGCTTTAACACAAGTACAATCGACACAGCAAGAGGCTGCGGCTCAAGCTGTATTTAAATTAGCGGCGATCGCAACTGTTCCTAGCCTAGCAGCGTTAGTAGGAACGATACTGTTAATTTTCTTAATTGCTCAACGTTTGATCAAGGGAAAAGAAGCCTTGTTGGGACAGAATGCTGAGTTAGCTTGGTCAACACCTTGGGATGTAGAAACAATTCTTTTGGTTTTTGTTGTGGGCTTTTTCTTCATGGGGCAAATTTTTGTTCCTTCCTTGTTGGTGCTACTCCCCATACCTCGCCCCATCGTTGATGTCCGACTACAAGCCATTTCCGTCTTCATCAGTTATCTATTGGTAGCCTCAGGCGCGCTATCAGTCTTATATTTCTCAATTAAACGTTTTTTCCCGTTACCCCAATATTGGTTTCGTTTCCGCCTGCGAGATAATTGGTTTCTCTGGGGACTAGGTGGTTATTGTGCAGCTTTACCAATAGTTGTGATTGTGTCTTTGATTAATCAACAGCTATGGCAAGGACAGGGTGGTAGCAATCCTCTATTACAACTGGCACTGGAAAGCCAAGACTTTACAGCATTGAGCATATTTTACGTGACAGCTGCGATCGCTGCTCCTTTATTTGAAGAAGTTCTGTTTCGCGGATTCTTATTACCTTCCTTGACGCGTTACATACCCGTTTGGGGAGCAATCATAGCCAGTGCTGTATTGTTTGCCGTCGCCCACCTCAGTTTGTCAGAAATACTGCCACTCACAGCTTTAGGTATCGTTTTAGGAGTAGTATACACGCGATCGCGTAACCTCCTGGCTCCTATACTTCTCCATAGTCTCTGGAATAGTGGCACACTACTCAGTCTGTTTCTCTTAGGTAGTAGTAATTAG
- a CDS encoding response regulator transcription factor: MVMLSATNPKILVVDDDFGVRNLIYRFLSRKYQIESAADGKTALSLFEQFNPALVILDWNLPDTSGYSLCQEMQSRNNVLVMILTGRTEEADKIRILAAGADDFITKPFSLAEIEVRVQALLRRIRSIKPSPSQRLIFKQLAINPEGREVTLNDKPLNLTALEFNILHFLASHPGQAWSRPQLIQKIWGCDYVGDGRVVDVHIGQLRKKLESDTSIPEFIKTVRGYGYKFEIPESTAI; this comes from the coding sequence ATGGTGATGCTTTCCGCTACAAACCCCAAAATTCTTGTTGTAGATGACGATTTTGGAGTCCGTAACCTCATATATCGCTTTTTAAGCCGCAAATATCAAATAGAGTCTGCGGCAGATGGTAAAACAGCTTTGTCATTGTTTGAGCAATTTAACCCAGCCTTGGTGATTCTTGATTGGAATCTTCCAGACACCAGTGGCTACAGTCTTTGCCAAGAAATGCAGAGCCGTAATAACGTCTTGGTGATGATCTTGACTGGAAGAACAGAGGAAGCTGACAAAATTAGAATCCTGGCTGCTGGTGCTGATGACTTCATTACGAAGCCATTTAGTTTGGCTGAAATTGAAGTTCGCGTCCAAGCTCTTTTAAGACGTATCCGCTCTATTAAACCTTCTCCTTCACAACGCTTGATATTTAAGCAGTTAGCAATTAACCCAGAAGGAAGAGAGGTAACTCTTAACGATAAACCTCTGAATCTCACCGCTTTGGAGTTTAATATTCTCCATTTCTTAGCTAGTCATCCTGGTCAAGCTTGGAGCCGTCCTCAATTAATTCAAAAAATTTGGGGTTGTGACTATGTAGGAGATGGACGGGTGGTTGACGTACACATCGGACAACTACGTAAGAAGTTAGAATCTGATACCAGTATACCGGAGTTTATTAAAACTGTTCGCGGTTACGGTTATAAGTTTGAAATACCAGAATCTACAGCAATTTAA
- a CDS encoding YcjF family protein produces the protein MPLSRIVTLIVGLIVILGLALWLIDSLSRLYWQLSYSPLLGNLLLLLLIVLIGCLVAAFVYYVMVLQAGEQRSRRNRRRVTAAQIPAAKSDAASSTLQAVRQQVSQIQDEVARQALLSRSKEIEANLARGEIQVVVFGTGSAGKTSLVNAIMGRMVGKVDAPMGTTQVGETYCLRLKGLERKILITDTPGILEAGVAGTEREQLARALATEADLLLFVVDNDLRRSEYEPLKSLAEIGKRSLLVLNKTDLYTDEDKEAILARLRQRVLGFIATNDVVAIAANPEAAQLETGEPFQPEPDIVPLLRRMAAILRAEGEDLVADNILLQSLRLGEEARKLIDAQRRRQADKIVERFQWIGAGVVSVTPLPVVDLLVTAAVNAQMVVEIGRVYGCELNMERGRELALSLAKTIASLGIVKGAIQLLTTALQLNVATFVIGKAIQGVTAAYLTRIAGKSFIEYFRHDQDWGDGGMTEVVQKQFQMNRRDEFIKAFVQEAIARVVKPLTEKSEVVEHDEQAK, from the coding sequence ATGCCTCTGTCGCGCATAGTCACGCTGATTGTTGGTTTAATTGTCATACTGGGACTTGCCCTGTGGCTGATTGATTCCCTCTCACGTCTTTACTGGCAATTATCTTATTCCCCATTACTGGGCAATTTGCTGTTATTACTGCTGATTGTCCTCATCGGCTGCTTAGTTGCGGCTTTTGTCTATTATGTGATGGTGTTGCAGGCTGGTGAACAACGTTCCCGCCGTAACCGTCGCCGCGTGACAGCAGCGCAAATCCCGGCTGCTAAATCTGATGCGGCTTCATCTACTTTACAGGCGGTGCGGCAACAGGTGTCGCAAATTCAAGATGAAGTAGCGCGCCAAGCTTTATTAAGTCGTTCCAAAGAGATTGAAGCCAACTTAGCACGGGGTGAAATTCAAGTAGTGGTGTTTGGGACAGGGAGTGCTGGCAAAACTTCCTTAGTCAATGCAATTATGGGACGAATGGTAGGCAAGGTAGATGCACCAATGGGGACAACCCAAGTAGGAGAAACTTACTGTTTGCGCTTGAAGGGGTTGGAAAGGAAGATTTTAATTACAGATACGCCAGGGATTTTAGAAGCTGGGGTGGCGGGAACAGAGCGGGAACAACTAGCCAGGGCATTGGCAACAGAGGCAGACTTACTATTATTTGTGGTGGATAATGATTTAAGACGCTCAGAATATGAGCCTTTGAAAAGTTTAGCGGAAATTGGTAAGCGATCGCTCCTAGTTCTCAACAAAACCGACTTGTATACAGATGAAGATAAAGAGGCGATTTTGGCACGGTTACGCCAACGAGTGCTGGGATTTATTGCTACAAATGATGTCGTAGCGATCGCAGCTAACCCCGAAGCGGCACAATTAGAAACAGGGGAACCATTCCAACCAGAACCAGATATTGTCCCCTTATTGCGGCGGATGGCGGCGATTTTACGGGCTGAGGGTGAGGATTTGGTGGCGGATAATATTCTTTTACAATCTCTGCGTTTAGGAGAAGAAGCCCGCAAACTCATAGACGCGCAACGTCGCCGCCAAGCTGATAAAATTGTCGAGCGTTTTCAGTGGATTGGGGCGGGTGTGGTATCAGTTACACCTTTACCTGTAGTAGATTTACTGGTAACTGCGGCTGTGAATGCCCAAATGGTTGTAGAAATTGGTAGAGTCTATGGTTGTGAATTGAACATGGAACGGGGACGAGAATTAGCCCTTTCCTTAGCCAAGACGATTGCTAGTTTAGGTATTGTCAAGGGAGCAATTCAATTACTAACCACAGCCTTACAACTAAATGTTGCCACTTTTGTGATTGGCAAAGCCATTCAAGGGGTAACAGCCGCTTATTTAACCAGAATTGCAGGTAAAAGTTTCATTGAATATTTTCGTCATGACCAAGATTGGGGCGATGGGGGGATGACGGAGGTAGTGCAGAAGCAATTTCAAATGAATCGCCGGGATGAGTTTATTAAAGCATTTGTGCAGGAAGCGATCGCACGAGTTGTCAAACCATTAACAGAGAAATCGGAAGTAGTTGAACATGATGAACAGGCTAAATAG